TCCGGCTTGTGTGACCCATTCCAACGTTAATTGATCGGTGTTATGGCAGCGGTACACGCCGGGTTGCGGAATTTTGCGGGTTTCCAGCTTGTCGATTAACAGCTCGGATAAAGCGTCGCTCATCTCACTGACCGAATCAACATTCAGCACCCGCAGAAACTTCAACACTAACCCAACTGGGCCGCGCTGCTTATGCACGTCAAAACTGGCGGGCGTGAGCATGAATTCGTTGCTGGCAGAGCGGCTGGTTTCTTGGGTGGCTTGCGCCCGCAATTCGCCCACTCGCACCCAACGTTTGAACCCGCTTTCAAATTCGAGTTCGACCAAGGTGTCAGGGTCAAGGTTGTTGAGTTCGACGCTTTTACCGCCACTGCGTAAGGCTTCCAGCGTGACTTCTTGTTGGCAGGTAATGGTGAGAATGTCGGCATAAGCGCCGTGGTTTTTGAGTGGAAAGTCTTGCCCGGTCAACTTGCCACTGATCTTGATAGAATCCATGCGTCCCCCGCATTATTTTTCGGCTGCCTATTGTTTAGTACAAAACGGGGGGTTATACAATAGGAAACGCCAGGCGGAGGTGCGGCTGGAAGTCGTGCGGTAAAACGTTTTTGTTGAACGTGACAACATCATGTTAGAGTTTAGCTAACACCATTTTATGGAGAAATACCCATGATCGTTCACGCTGAAGTCAATCAAGACGGTAGCTTGCGGGCATCGCTTCCTCCCCAATTCAGGGGCAAAAAAGTTGTTTTGTCCGTCGTACATGAAGAAAATCACGCTGTTTCTAACTGGCAAGCTATTTCAGCCGCATTGCGTGAGGTCGATAAATTGCCCTTACAACATCGGCATATTGACGACATATTGGCTGACCTGCGAGCAATGAGGGAAAGCGCGTGAAGTTGGCTTATGTTGATTCTTCCGTGTGGATTACCCGCTTTGAGGGATTAAAAGAGTATCGCCCCATTATTGACGCGAAACTGGCAGAGCTTGCGCAGGATGGCTGGTCGTTTGTTGTCTCTGAGGCTGTCGCGCTGGAAGTTCTGATCAAACCCTACAAAAATGGTGATGACACTGTATTGCAGACATACCGGAATGTTTTTGTGCAATGCGGTGGCGTATTACCCAGCTATCCAGAGGTTTTCAGCGAGGCGCTGGATATTTCCAGACTGGAAAACCTGAAAAGTATGGATGCTGTGCATGTGGCGTTAGCGCTCCATCATCAATGCCAGTGTCTTGTTTCGGCTGATAAGCATTTCAAAGATTTGAAGATTTTGCCTGCGGTTTGGATTGAGTTGCCGTTAATAAAATCGTATTAGCAAATACTATCAAACCCCATCCGGCAAACGATCTGCCGCTTTCGGCTC
The DNA window shown above is from Candidatus Thiothrix sulfatifontis and carries:
- a CDS encoding type II toxin-antitoxin system VapC family toxin, giving the protein MKLAYVDSSVWITRFEGLKEYRPIIDAKLAELAQDGWSFVVSEAVALEVLIKPYKNGDDTVLQTYRNVFVQCGGVLPSYPEVFSEALDISRLENLKSMDAVHVALALHHQCQCLVSADKHFKDLKILPAVWIELPLIKSY